Proteins found in one Desulfovibrio sp. genomic segment:
- a CDS encoding carbon starvation protein A: protein MESLEHINAITLVFAALCIFAIAYRVYGIFLANKVLKLDAGRITPAVRFADGHDYVKTNEFVLYGHHFAAIAAAGPLVGPVLAAQFGYLPGALWILIGCVLGGAVHDMVVLFASVRHKGQSLSAIAQREVGPVTGTVAGIAVLCILILTLAGLSLACISAMHNAPWSLFIVVITMPIAMLMGLIMRFKQNSVLLASLVGLVLLVVGILSGHDLMQKDVLGWAFDWDRNTVALAIAAYGFLASVLPVWFLLVPRDYLSTYLKIGTILMLAVGIIFVQPILLMPTVTPFINGGGPVIGGPALPFIFITIACGAMSGFHAIIGTGTTPKMIGNERDILFVGYGAMLTEGFVAIMALIAACTLMPGDYFAINATPDKFSSLIAAHPALNTVDLGFFEEKIGLNLHARPGGAVSLAVGMAHIFHKIPYMDHLMAYWYNFAVMFEAVFILTAIDAGTRVGRFFLQEMLGKVYAPFGDKNWTPGVYITSFIFTSMWGYLMYTGNISNIWPLFGLSNQLLAGCALIVCTSMLLRMNRGKLSLVTAIPGIFLTAVTFWAGYLQVTTTYIPGGKYLLAFLACLVMVLMVFVLVGTIRRWIELMNIKGTVNDAYGEPVRALAEE, encoded by the coding sequence ATGGAAAGCTTGGAGCACATTAATGCCATCACACTAGTGTTTGCGGCATTGTGCATATTTGCCATTGCCTACCGGGTGTATGGCATTTTTTTGGCAAACAAGGTTCTGAAACTGGACGCGGGCCGTATTACGCCAGCGGTTCGGTTTGCTGATGGTCACGACTACGTCAAAACCAACGAATTTGTTCTCTACGGCCACCATTTTGCCGCCATCGCTGCTGCCGGGCCGCTGGTTGGCCCTGTGCTTGCCGCGCAGTTCGGCTACTTGCCCGGCGCGCTGTGGATTCTGATTGGCTGCGTGCTTGGCGGCGCAGTGCACGACATGGTGGTGCTGTTCGCCTCCGTGCGGCACAAGGGCCAGAGCCTTTCGGCCATCGCCCAGCGCGAGGTCGGCCCCGTTACGGGTACCGTGGCGGGTATCGCCGTGCTGTGTATTCTTATTCTGACCCTGGCCGGTCTTTCGTTGGCCTGCATCAGCGCCATGCACAACGCGCCCTGGTCGCTGTTTATCGTGGTCATCACCATGCCTATCGCCATGCTCATGGGCCTGATCATGCGCTTCAAGCAGAACAGCGTTCTGCTTGCCAGCCTTGTGGGTCTGGTGTTGCTGGTTGTGGGTATCCTGAGCGGTCATGACCTCATGCAGAAGGATGTTCTGGGCTGGGCCTTTGACTGGGATCGCAACACCGTGGCTCTGGCCATCGCCGCTTACGGCTTCCTCGCTTCCGTTCTGCCCGTGTGGTTCCTGCTGGTGCCGCGCGACTATCTTTCCACCTATCTCAAGATCGGCACCATCCTTATGCTGGCCGTGGGCATCATCTTTGTGCAGCCCATCCTGCTCATGCCCACCGTTACCCCCTTTATTAACGGCGGTGGCCCCGTGATCGGCGGGCCTGCATTGCCCTTTATCTTTATCACCATCGCTTGCGGCGCCATGTCCGGCTTCCACGCCATCATCGGCACTGGCACAACGCCCAAAATGATCGGCAACGAGCGCGACATCCTCTTTGTGGGTTACGGCGCCATGCTGACCGAAGGCTTTGTCGCCATCATGGCCTTGATCGCCGCCTGCACCCTGATGCCCGGCGACTACTTTGCCATCAACGCAACCCCTGACAAGTTCAGCTCGCTGATCGCCGCGCACCCCGCGTTGAATACTGTCGACCTGGGCTTCTTTGAAGAAAAGATCGGCCTGAACCTGCATGCCCGCCCCGGCGGCGCAGTTTCTCTGGCCGTGGGCATGGCCCACATTTTCCACAAGATCCCTTACATGGATCACCTGATGGCCTACTGGTACAACTTTGCCGTCATGTTTGAAGCCGTCTTCATCCTGACCGCCATTGACGCCGGTACACGCGTTGGCCGCTTCTTCCTGCAGGAAATGCTTGGCAAGGTGTACGCGCCCTTTGGCGACAAGAACTGGACCCCCGGCGTCTACATCACCAGCTTCATCTTCACGTCCATGTGGGGCTACCTGATGTACACCGGCAATATCAGCAACATCTGGCCCCTGTTCGGTCTGAGCAACCAGTTGCTTGCTGGCTGCGCCCTGATCGTGTGCACCTCCATGCTGCTGCGCATGAACCGTGGCAAGCTCAGCCTTGTTACGGCCATCCCCGGCATCTTCCTGACCGCCGTGACCTTCTGGGCTGGCTATTTGCAGGTCACCACGACTTACATCCCCGGTGGCAAGTATCTGCTTGCCTTCCTGGCCTGCCTGGTCATGGTGCTGATGGTCTTTGTGCTTGTGGGCACCATCCGCCGCTGGATTGAGCTTATGAACATCAAGGGTACGGTTAACGACGCTTACGGCGAGCCCGTGCGCGCTCTGGCCGAAGAATAA
- a CDS encoding YlxR family protein — protein sequence MCVICRRRFPKADLDRHVLAEQGILTLDAEKTRPGRGWYVCSDPVCAAKFAKFRPGTRRKGGKHVR from the coding sequence ATGTGCGTCATCTGCCGCCGCCGCTTTCCCAAGGCCGATCTCGACCGCCACGTACTGGCGGAGCAGGGAATTTTGACTTTAGACGCAGAAAAAACCAGACCGGGCAGAGGCTGGTATGTATGTTCCGATCCTGTCTGCGCGGCCAAGTTCGCGAAATTCAGACCCGGAACACGGCGCAAGGGGGGAAAACATGTCCGATGA
- the thiS gene encoding sulfur carrier protein ThiS — translation MDVTVNGATEAIAEPCSVAELLAARGHDAARVVVERNGEILPRERFAQTLLCGGDSLEIVHFVGGG, via the coding sequence ATGGATGTCACAGTCAACGGGGCAACCGAAGCCATTGCCGAACCATGCAGCGTTGCCGAACTACTGGCAGCACGCGGGCATGATGCGGCACGGGTTGTCGTTGAACGCAACGGAGAAATCCTGCCCCGCGAGCGTTTTGCCCAAACCCTGCTCTGCGGGGGCGACAGTCTGGAGATCGTGCACTTTGTGGGCGGCGGATAA
- the nusA gene encoding transcription termination factor NusA → MNLELKKAIDQISKDKGLDRNMLIDTLEDAVRTSVLRRFSEDMDVEVTYNDETGDIEVYQFKIVMEDDDFANPDTQIEYSEAIKHDPSVQVDDEMGFRVKVEDLGRIAAQSAKQVIIQRMRDAEQEIIYTEYKDRVGEIVSGIVQRRDKGGWVVNLGRTEAILPREEQIPREHYKRGDRVQALIIEVRQEGRGPQVVVSRSHRDYMAALFRREVPEVDDGVVQIMGVARDPGSRAKVAVLSRERDVDPVGACVGVRGSRIQNIVQELHGERIDIVVWSADIATYARNALAPALVSRIVVDEEENLLEVIVPDDQLTNAIGRKGQNVKLAARLLGWKVDIFTETRYNEANAIGHGLEQVASVAEVSIEALLAAGYSSLDNLREATDQELADKLTISAARIADLRSAINFLAPIVESTPESSAVELKMPAATESGDAKE, encoded by the coding sequence ATGAATCTTGAACTTAAAAAGGCCATTGACCAGATCAGCAAGGACAAAGGCCTTGACCGCAACATGCTCATCGACACGCTTGAAGACGCGGTGCGCACTTCGGTGCTGCGCCGCTTCAGCGAAGATATGGACGTGGAAGTGACCTACAATGACGAAACAGGCGACATTGAGGTCTACCAGTTCAAAATCGTCATGGAAGACGACGACTTTGCCAATCCTGACACGCAGATCGAATACTCCGAAGCGATCAAGCATGATCCCTCGGTGCAGGTGGATGATGAAATGGGCTTCCGCGTCAAGGTCGAAGACCTTGGGCGCATTGCCGCCCAGTCTGCCAAGCAGGTTATCATCCAGCGCATGCGCGATGCGGAGCAGGAAATCATCTACACCGAATACAAGGATCGCGTGGGCGAAATTGTATCCGGCATCGTGCAGCGCCGCGACAAGGGCGGCTGGGTTGTGAACCTTGGCCGCACCGAGGCCATACTGCCCCGTGAGGAACAGATCCCCCGCGAACATTACAAGCGCGGCGACCGCGTGCAGGCCCTCATCATTGAGGTGCGCCAGGAAGGGCGCGGCCCGCAGGTTGTTGTTTCGCGTTCGCACCGCGACTACATGGCCGCTCTGTTCCGCCGCGAAGTTCCCGAAGTTGACGATGGCGTGGTGCAGATCATGGGCGTTGCCCGCGATCCCGGCTCCCGCGCCAAGGTTGCCGTGCTTTCGCGCGAGCGAGATGTGGACCCCGTGGGCGCATGCGTTGGCGTGCGCGGTTCGCGCATCCAGAACATAGTGCAGGAACTGCACGGCGAACGCATCGACATTGTTGTCTGGAGCGCAGATATCGCCACCTATGCCCGCAATGCTCTGGCCCCGGCCCTGGTTTCGCGCATCGTGGTGGATGAGGAAGAAAATCTTCTGGAAGTCATCGTGCCTGACGATCAGCTCACCAACGCCATCGGGCGCAAGGGGCAGAACGTCAAGCTTGCAGCGCGCCTGCTGGGCTGGAAGGTCGATATCTTTACCGAAACCCGCTACAACGAGGCCAATGCCATCGGGCACGGCCTTGAGCAGGTTGCCAGCGTGGCGGAAGTTTCCATTGAAGCGCTTTTGGCCGCGGGCTACAGCTCGCTGGACAACCTGCGCGAGGCTACGGATCAGGAACTGGCTGACAAGCTTACTATCAGCGCGGCGCGCATTGCCGACCTGCGCTCGGCCATCAACTTCCTGGCCCCGATTGTGGAGAGCACCCCCGAATCCTCGGCAGTGGAGCTGAAAATGCCCGCCGCCACGGAAAGCGGAGATGCAAAAGAATAA
- a CDS encoding DVU0298 family protein: MARMRSTKQKLKECLVSPQWREHLDEIAQGGLENVGPLFSFLLLGPQTMHRAAVALGQVTARLMQEQPESAKNIIRRLMWHLNEESGNIGWGIPEAFAEILAASESLAKDFHRILISYIIDLGRDDNYCDNDTLRRSCYWAIGRLAQARPQLCLTARPWLLKGLEDVDPVCQGMAAWALSQLPPDLMDAPALRRLAEAGNTAPCELFDGEDVYEKTASQIAAEALEGKLK; the protein is encoded by the coding sequence ATGGCCCGCATGCGATCTACAAAACAAAAGCTTAAAGAATGCCTTGTCAGCCCGCAGTGGCGCGAACACCTGGACGAAATCGCCCAGGGAGGCCTTGAAAATGTAGGCCCGCTCTTTTCCTTTCTTCTGCTCGGCCCCCAGACCATGCACCGCGCCGCAGTGGCGCTGGGGCAGGTAACGGCGCGCCTGATGCAGGAACAGCCGGAATCGGCCAAGAATATCATCCGCCGCCTCATGTGGCACCTCAACGAAGAATCCGGCAACATCGGCTGGGGCATCCCCGAGGCCTTTGCAGAAATCCTCGCTGCCAGCGAATCCCTGGCCAAGGATTTTCACCGCATTCTTATCAGCTACATCATTGATCTTGGCCGCGATGACAACTATTGCGACAACGACACCCTGCGCCGCTCCTGCTACTGGGCCATCGGACGTCTTGCCCAGGCACGCCCGCAATTGTGCCTGACCGCTCGCCCCTGGCTGCTGAAAGGATTGGAAGACGTTGACCCTGTGTGCCAGGGTATGGCCGCATGGGCGCTCAGCCAACTGCCGCCCGACCTCATGGACGCCCCGGCCTTACGCCGTCTGGCCGAAGCGGGCAACACAGCCCCCTGCGAACTTTTTGACGGCGAAGATGTTTACGAAAAAACCGCCAGCCAGATTGCAGCCGAGGCTCTTGAGGGCAAGCTGAAGTAA
- a CDS encoding ribosome maturation factor RimP codes for MTDDVLKETITSLAEPLATSLGLVIWGVEIVRAGRTVVRLFVDVPFSEESGTQPAPADTDDIDAPALVALSATLEQCEHISRHIGLALEVEDTIPEAYVLEVSTPGLTRLFFSLDQMSHYIGDVVEARLLRAVAINEDAPEGPNPSHGGPRRLWRGTLLSVEENAFTLAPATISPEGEVTPENLPPVSIPWDAVRRASRMYIFRQPQKPGKGRAKAPAAKAATKPSKEKKTKSNGSKENQ; via the coding sequence ATGACCGACGACGTACTCAAAGAAACCATCACCAGTTTGGCCGAGCCCCTCGCAACATCGCTGGGCCTGGTTATCTGGGGAGTGGAAATCGTCCGCGCCGGGCGCACAGTGGTTCGGCTCTTTGTAGACGTGCCGTTTTCTGAGGAATCCGGCACCCAGCCCGCCCCCGCCGACACCGACGACATTGATGCGCCAGCCCTGGTCGCGCTTTCTGCCACCCTTGAGCAGTGCGAGCATATCTCGCGCCACATCGGCCTCGCCCTTGAGGTGGAAGATACCATCCCCGAGGCGTACGTGCTGGAGGTTTCCACCCCCGGCCTGACGCGACTTTTCTTCAGTCTTGACCAGATGAGCCATTATATTGGCGATGTGGTGGAAGCCCGCCTGCTCAGGGCCGTTGCCATCAACGAGGACGCGCCCGAAGGGCCCAACCCCTCGCACGGCGGCCCCCGCCGCCTATGGCGCGGCACCCTGCTTTCCGTTGAAGAAAATGCGTTCACCCTGGCGCCAGCCACCATCTCGCCCGAGGGCGAGGTGACACCCGAAAACCTGCCGCCGGTCAGCATCCCCTGGGATGCCGTGCGCAGGGCAAGCCGCATGTATATTTTCAGGCAGCCGCAAAAGCCTGGCAAGGGCCGCGCCAAAGCGCCCGCCGCCAAGGCCGCGACCAAGCCCAGCAAGGAAAAGAAAACAAAATCGAATGGTTCTAAAGAGAACCAGTAA
- a CDS encoding thiazole synthase, whose protein sequence is MNDPFIIGGVTLTSRLFIGTGKYGADSLIPSVAEASGAQVITVAMRRVDKQAENPASSQGIMGHIPAHMRLLPNTSGARTSEEAVRLARLARAAGCGDWIKIEVISDTRHLLPDGYETAKATEILVKEGFTVLPYINPDLYVARACVNAGAAAVMPLGAPIGTNRGLRTKEMVGILIEEIDLPIVVDAGIGRPSQACEAMEMGAAACLVNTAIASSSDPVSMARAFGAAVQAGRDAWLAGPGAVKAQGQGAEASSPLTGFLR, encoded by the coding sequence ATGAACGATCCTTTCATCATCGGCGGCGTCACACTTACAAGCCGTCTTTTCATTGGTACCGGCAAATACGGAGCCGATAGCCTCATTCCTTCAGTGGCCGAAGCCAGCGGCGCGCAAGTCATCACCGTGGCCATGCGGCGGGTGGACAAGCAGGCCGAAAATCCCGCCTCCAGTCAGGGCATTATGGGGCATATCCCCGCCCACATGCGCCTGTTGCCCAACACTTCGGGCGCGCGAACCTCAGAGGAAGCCGTGCGTTTGGCCCGGCTGGCCCGTGCTGCGGGTTGCGGCGACTGGATAAAAATCGAGGTCATTTCCGACACCCGCCATCTGCTGCCTGACGGATACGAAACTGCCAAGGCTACGGAAATACTTGTCAAAGAAGGCTTTACCGTGCTGCCCTACATCAATCCAGACCTGTACGTGGCGCGGGCCTGCGTCAATGCTGGCGCGGCCGCCGTCATGCCCTTGGGTGCGCCCATAGGCACCAACCGGGGCCTGCGCACCAAGGAAATGGTGGGCATCCTGATTGAAGAAATCGACCTACCCATTGTGGTGGACGCGGGTATTGGTCGCCCCTCGCAGGCCTGCGAGGCCATGGAAATGGGCGCGGCCGCCTGTTTGGTCAACACCGCCATTGCCTCGTCCAGCGACCCTGTCAGCATGGCCCGCGCATTCGGCGCGGCGGTTCAGGCCGGGCGCGATGCATGGCTGGCAGGCCCCGGCGCGGTTAAGGCACAGGGCCAGGGCGCGGAAGCGTCTTCACCGCTGACGGGCTTTCTCCGCTAG
- the thiH gene encoding 2-iminoacetate synthase ThiH, translated as METFQEYLQAWPSARRAEGAARATEADVLAVLQKEILQPADFLTLLSPAAAPHLETMARRARDLTLRFFGKAVNIFTPLYISDVCTNQCRYCGFNAKNKQSRRHLSIDEAAAEADVIADKGFQHILLLTGDARHLSSPQYIADAARRIKPRFASVGVEVYSLTTEEYELLVNAGVDSMTMFQETYNPELYAWLHPVGPKHDYGFRLNAPQRAAEGGIRSIGVGALLGLESFEQDAFATGLHAWWLQRRYPGVDVSVSIPRICPHEGNFDVQHGVDDPHLVQYVTAMRCFLPRAGITCSSRESAFMRDHLVPIGVTRVSAGVSTAVGGRATEDLHNPGQFEITDHRSLEEMAASLAGLGYQAVLKDWEDPVAV; from the coding sequence ATGGAAACTTTTCAGGAATATTTGCAGGCGTGGCCCTCAGCCCGCCGGGCAGAGGGAGCCGCTCGCGCCACAGAAGCGGATGTTCTGGCCGTGCTGCAAAAAGAAATCTTGCAGCCAGCCGATTTCCTTACCCTGCTTTCGCCTGCGGCCGCCCCGCACCTTGAGACCATGGCCCGCCGAGCGCGCGACCTGACACTGCGTTTTTTTGGCAAGGCCGTGAACATCTTCACGCCGCTCTACATCTCCGATGTCTGCACCAACCAATGCCGCTACTGCGGATTCAATGCCAAAAACAAGCAGTCACGCCGCCATCTGAGCATTGATGAGGCCGCTGCAGAGGCAGACGTTATCGCCGACAAGGGCTTTCAGCACATTTTGCTGCTGACGGGCGATGCGCGGCATTTGTCCTCGCCGCAGTACATTGCGGACGCGGCCCGGCGCATCAAACCCCGCTTTGCCTCTGTGGGCGTGGAAGTCTATTCGCTCACCACCGAGGAATATGAACTGCTGGTGAACGCAGGCGTGGACAGCATGACCATGTTTCAGGAGACGTATAATCCGGAACTTTACGCATGGCTGCACCCCGTTGGCCCCAAGCATGATTACGGCTTCAGGCTCAATGCGCCGCAGCGCGCGGCAGAGGGCGGCATCCGCTCCATCGGCGTGGGCGCCTTGCTGGGGCTGGAATCTTTTGAGCAGGATGCCTTTGCCACAGGCCTGCACGCATGGTGGCTGCAAAGGCGCTATCCCGGCGTGGATGTGAGCGTTTCCATCCCGCGCATCTGCCCGCACGAAGGCAACTTTGACGTGCAGCACGGCGTGGACGACCCCCATCTTGTACAATATGTTACGGCCATGCGCTGCTTCTTGCCGCGTGCGGGCATCACCTGCTCCAGCCGCGAAAGCGCCTTTATGCGCGATCACCTGGTGCCCATCGGCGTGACCAGAGTTTCCGCCGGTGTTTCCACCGCCGTGGGCGGGCGCGCAACCGAGGATTTGCACAATCCCGGCCAGTTTGAGATCACCGACCACCGCAGCCTTGAAGAAATGGCGGCCTCCCTTGCTGGCTTAGGCTATCAGGCTGTGCTCAAAGATTGGGAAGACCCGGTAGCCGTATAA
- a CDS encoding methyl-accepting chemotaxis protein encodes MSALVAAFGAFAAGRALASGALRQAGEAVCAVAANPGRSLNNTDPSLAPFFTSLDDLRQAFKNDREHKDGILRGLPMPYLLVDTNERALSTNKACLNMLEIDDSIESCLGKTLAHLFYNDPTRKTAVGKSMATGECFKNLEVTIGGHKGGKVNVLANVFPIYNAEGACIGGMCVYVDMTALNEAQRQITEKNQQMAGVAQALEETMDELAEIVVALTGSIRQSDKNAAIAAGQLKEAASSMGHMNARVQEVAGNADKAAEASGHTMSKATTGAEVVQNALHGIENVHRVTLELRTDMATLESHARAITEIMNVISDIADQTNLLALNAAIEAARAGEAGRGFAVVADEVRKLAEKTMASTTDVGRAIEAIQQSAAKSMSSMDNAVQQVEQATDYAKQSGEALDDIVGTVENTVGQVKAIAAASEEQSAASEQINHTIDQVNHMVADTSQSMGQASMETDKLQELTDKLEDLTAQLKV; translated from the coding sequence GTGAGCGCTCTTGTGGCGGCCTTTGGCGCGTTTGCTGCCGGTCGTGCGCTTGCAAGCGGGGCTTTGCGTCAGGCTGGTGAAGCTGTCTGCGCCGTGGCGGCCAACCCAGGCCGAAGCCTGAACAATACCGACCCCTCACTTGCTCCGTTTTTTACAAGTCTTGATGATCTGCGACAGGCTTTCAAAAATGACAGGGAACATAAAGACGGCATCCTGCGTGGCCTGCCCATGCCGTACCTCTTGGTGGACACCAACGAGCGCGCGCTCAGCACCAACAAGGCATGTCTGAACATGCTGGAAATCGACGACAGCATTGAATCCTGCCTTGGCAAAACCCTGGCCCATCTGTTTTATAACGATCCCACGCGCAAGACCGCCGTGGGCAAGAGCATGGCCACGGGCGAGTGCTTCAAGAATCTTGAAGTGACCATCGGCGGGCACAAGGGCGGCAAGGTCAACGTGCTCGCCAACGTCTTCCCCATCTACAATGCCGAGGGCGCCTGCATTGGCGGCATGTGCGTGTATGTGGACATGACCGCGCTCAATGAGGCGCAGCGGCAGATCACGGAGAAAAACCAGCAAATGGCCGGAGTGGCTCAGGCGCTGGAAGAAACCATGGACGAACTGGCCGAGATCGTGGTGGCCCTTACCGGCAGCATCCGGCAGTCGGACAAAAATGCCGCCATTGCCGCGGGCCAGCTTAAAGAGGCCGCCTCCTCCATGGGCCATATGAACGCCAGAGTGCAGGAAGTTGCCGGCAATGCGGATAAGGCCGCCGAAGCTTCAGGCCACACCATGTCCAAGGCCACCACAGGGGCGGAAGTTGTGCAGAACGCCCTGCACGGCATTGAAAACGTGCACCGGGTCACGCTCGAACTGCGCACGGATATGGCCACGCTGGAATCACATGCCAGAGCCATTACCGAAATTATGAACGTTATTTCGGATATTGCCGACCAGACCAACCTGCTGGCCCTCAACGCGGCCATTGAAGCGGCCCGTGCTGGCGAAGCCGGGCGCGGTTTTGCCGTGGTGGCCGATGAAGTGCGCAAACTGGCAGAAAAAACCATGGCTTCCACGACGGATGTGGGCCGCGCCATTGAGGCCATTCAGCAAAGCGCCGCCAAAAGCATGTCATCCATGGACAATGCCGTGCAGCAGGTGGAGCAGGCCACAGACTACGCCAAGCAGTCTGGCGAGGCGTTGGACGACATCGTGGGTACGGTGGAAAACACCGTGGGGCAGGTCAAGGCCATCGCCGCAGCCAGCGAAGAGCAGTCGGCCGCCAGCGAGCAGATCAACCACACCATTGATCAGGTGAACCACATGGTAGCCGACACGTCCCAATCCATGGGCCAGGCCAGCATGGAAACCGACAAACTTCAGGAATTGACCGACAAACTGGAAGACCTGACAGCGCAACTGAAAGTGTAG
- the thiF gene encoding sulfur carrier protein ThiS adenylyltransferase ThiF produces MHNALHTGLARYLSPDQLEALRAARVGIAGAGGLGSNAALMLARSGVGNLVLVDDDVVDASNLNRQQYWPRHVGRPKVEALAELLLELNPEIGVEARRMRLDQSNMAEVLPACPIWVEAFDGPDDKTLLVETALLGGYRIASASGMGGWGGKAMGKRYLGNLVLVGDFSTDILLAPPLAPRVTEAAALLADAVLEMVLGVNEQA; encoded by the coding sequence ATGCACAATGCACTTCACACCGGCCTTGCCCGCTACCTCAGCCCAGACCAACTGGAGGCCCTGCGTGCCGCCCGCGTGGGCATTGCCGGGGCGGGAGGGCTTGGCTCCAACGCAGCCCTGATGCTGGCCCGCAGCGGCGTGGGCAATCTGGTGCTGGTGGATGATGACGTGGTGGACGCCTCCAATCTCAACCGCCAGCAATACTGGCCCCGGCATGTGGGCCGCCCCAAGGTCGAAGCCCTTGCAGAATTGCTGCTGGAACTGAATCCCGAAATTGGCGTGGAGGCACGGCGAATGCGCCTTGACCAGAGCAACATGGCTGAGGTGCTGCCCGCCTGCCCCATCTGGGTGGAGGCCTTTGACGGGCCGGACGACAAAACACTGCTGGTGGAGACGGCTCTGCTCGGCGGCTACCGCATAGCCAGCGCATCGGGCATGGGCGGCTGGGGCGGCAAAGCCATGGGCAAACGCTATCTCGGCAATCTGGTGCTCGTGGGCGACTTCAGCACGGATATCCTGCTAGCCCCGCCCCTTGCCCCCCGTGTGACCGAAGCCGCCGCCCTGCTGGCTGACGCCGTGCTTGAGATGGTGCTGGGCGTGAACGAGCAAGCATAA